The nucleotide window CCTTCTGCGCTGATTCGGCATTGGCACGGAAGATATACCCTGCGGGATCATTCGGGCGCAGACGGATGATCTGTTCGGCCGAGGAGCGAAGCAGGTCGGCGTCACCTTTACGCATGCCGACAGCGGCAAGGTACTGCTGCGCTTCGAGGATGTTGGGATTGAGCCGCACGGTTTCGCGCCATTCGGATTCCGCCCGACCTGGGTCGCCGCTCATGTCGAATGCCCGCCCGAGTTGCAGGTGGGCGGTGGCATTGTCGGCCTGATCCTTGATTGCGGCCTGGAGCAGGTTGATGGCGTCGTTGTATTTGCCTTGTCCGATCAGGATGCGGCCCTTCAGAACCTCAGCATCCGGGTCCTTCTTGTTATCGTCGAGAATTTGATCGACAAGTTTTGTGGCCTCATCAGTCTGCTTCCGTGCCAGCAGAAGCTCGATGTACGCCTTCTCGGTTTTGAGATCCTTCGGATGTTCCTTGTAGAGGGATTGGAACTCGGCGAGCCCCTTGTCCACATTTCCGGTGGCTAAGTAGAATTCACCGAGCAAGCGGTAGCCGTCAGGGTTGTTCGCAAAAGTCGTCTTGGCATTTTTCAGCAACTGCTCGGCATCGGTCGAGCGATTCGTGGCCAGGTAAAACCGTGACAGCGCGAGATAGGGCGCGATGGACTGCGGGTCGGCGGCGACCGCTTCTTTAAAGGCCCTTTCAGCCGCCGGGAAGTTCTGTTCCGAGGCGTAGAGATTTCCCAGGCTGAGCCGGGCAATAGTCAACTTAGGGTCCATGGCTATTGCCTTCTTGAGACTCTGTTCGGCGTCCGCGGTCTGCTTCATCCGAGCCTGAAGAAGTCCCATCTGGACGCACATGTTGGGATTGTTCGGGTCAAGCTGAATGGCCTTGTCCATTTCGGCTTTGGCTTCCGGAAGTTTATTCTGACCTGCGTTCACGCTGGCAAGCAATGCGTGTGCAACGGCATTCTTCGGGTCTTTCGCAAGGACCGAGTTCGCTGCCTGTTCGGCTTCAAACCAGTTGCGACTCGCAGCGTAGAGCCCTCCGAGATCGAGTTGTGCTTGCGTGTAATCGGGCTTCAGTTCTACGGTACGCTTCAATTCGCTGAAGGCGCCTCGAAAGTTGGCTGTTCCGATGTAAGCCTTTGAAAGCTTGTAATGAGCTTCGGCGAACTTCGGATCGATCTGGACGGCGTTCTGGTATTGGATGGCCGCTTCCTTGAACTGCTTCTTGTCCAGATAGCGGTTGCCGCTTTCCAGGTACTTCTGTTTTTCAACGTTCGGATCGCCCTTGCAGGCTACGAGCGTCAACAGCAGCACGACGCCAAACAGCAGAATTGCGATTTTCCTCAACGAAGTCATCCCCTCATCTCCATTTTTTCGGGCAACGGCTGGTCGGCCCGTTCCACCTTTTTGCAAAAGCACTACTCATTACTTCGGAATGTAAGCATTCAGCATTGGGAACAAAGTTTGGGCGAACTCTACGGCTCGCGCCTGGCTCTGTTCCACCGTTTCGTTGGGGAGGATTGGCGTCACCAAGCGAACCATACCGCCGTCCGACCGGTTCATGCGAATCGAATCGGCGATGAGATAGAACTTCGCGGCGTACTCACTTGCGGTTACCCGGCCATGTGCCTGGTACCAGTACATGACTAACTGCTTGTCAGACCCCTGTGCTACGACGTAGCGATTAACACGGATGGACTTGCCGGGTGCAACCGGAATCCATACACGGTCAGATTCCAATGGAGTCCATCCAGAACCGGGAAGGCAGTTCTTGGGCGAGTGAATCGTATCGCCGGTACGCTGGCTGATGTAATAAGCGATGAAAAGATCGACTGGCTGCCGCACCGGGCTGGTGTAGAGGCGGGACAGGAAATGTCCGTCTCCCAGCACCTCGCGCACGCTGGGACTGATTGGTTCGGGCCTGCCCTGCCATGTATCGATCGTGTAGGGAAGCTTTTCGAGATCCTGATATTTTGCTTGGAACTCGACCCGTCCACGCGCCTGCAGCAGACCCGCGGTGGCTAGCAATAGTACCGAGACAATCAAAACACGAGTGCTGGACAGTTTCGAACTCTTCATTGGGCTCTCGCAATCTTCAGTTTCGGAATGAGACTCAGGGCCTTATGGGTAATGAAGAGCAGACACATGGAAACCAGGAAAATCAGCCAGCCGGAGAATTCGTGGAAGAATCCAAGCGCTCGGTCAGGATTCCAGTACTGAACCATTAAACCGGTTCCGAAGATCCGGAAGCCGTTGGCGAAGACCGCGATGGGGATTGCCGCCAGCGCGAGGATGACGCGCATGGCCACGCGATCGTCCACGAAGTAGCCATAGATGATGGCGAGGGTTCCCAGGCTGAGCAGGGAGCGGATCCCGCTGCAGGCCTCGGCGACCTCCAGCGGCATGGCGGGAAGCGCGATGATGTTGCCTTCGCGGAAAACCGGAATCCCGACCAACTGAAGCGAAGCCGCGGCCAATTTGGCGGCGAGTGTCTGCAGCGGCAACGTCATCTGCGCGAATAGTATGGCTGGAATTGGAACCATCAAGAAAAGGAACAGCCATGGGAACAGCAGTACTCTGAAGTATAGCCATCCCAAGAAGTAGATGATCAGCCCCGCCAAGAAAAGGATTAATGACACACGGGCGACGAATAGTTCTGCGCCAAGGCTGCCTAGGATCACCAGCGATAGGGAGCCGACTATCACCGGGAATCCCCAGTTGGAAGGCTCGATTGCGAGAGCTGAAAGTTCCTTACGTTTTGTCCAGACAATGAAGGCTGAGAAGAGCGGAACGATGAAGCCGTGCGAGAAGTTTGGGTCATCGCTCCAGTCCCTAATAAGACGCCACACGACGTCGTAGTAGACCGCCGCGATCAAGGCCAGGAGCAGCAGCAGTTTCCACGAGAGTAATGCCCCCCTTAATTCTTGCCGGTTGGATGCGGGTTGTTCGGCAACTGCTTGCGAGAGGTCCATTTAGGCGTCCTGAACGTGAGTTTTGCCGCAAGAAGAACTAGCAATTCGGGTTCCAGCATAGCTGGGCAGGCGCGCTCAGTTTTCAAGAGGTTGCGGCGGAAACTGAGGCGGAAAGTGGAAAATGATTTCCCTTGGGAAAGGGGATTTCCATCACGAAACGGGGCCAAAACAGGGGTGGTTCTTGGCGCATCCCATTGGGGACGTATCGGTAAGTTATTGTTTTTCAGTGATTTGAACTGAAGGGAATCCGTTTGCCGCGCGCAATGGGAAAAGGTTTTCCACCCGGAGTTGCCATTAAAGGGGATTTTCTAGAGGAACGTACCTTCCGTCGGAACCGGATAGAGGTATCTCTTTGAGTTCATTGAGGCGGGGACGCTTGGGGAGCTCTGGTACGGCATTTGCAATAGACCGTAGCGAGAGTATCTCGGTTCGAGTAGCAATTCAGTTAAGCGAGAGCCATAGTCGACCGGAGTAATCGCTGGTCGGATTTAGGTCATGAGCAATCTCACGCAGGTCATTGCAGAATTGGCGGCAAGTGACGTTCCGGTGCTGCTCCTGGGCGAACCGGGGGTCGGCAAGCACCTGGTTGCGCGGCAAATCCACGACGCCGCGCCGTGGCGCGCGTCGCAGTTCCTGCACTGCCGGTGCCGACACGCGGATGAGGCGGCGATTCGGCGGGTTTTCGAAGCCGAGAGCGAGCGCACGAAAGAGCCCTACACTGCATATTTCGAGGGGCTGGAAGAGCTTTCCGCAACAGGCCAGAGAGCATTGCTGAACTGCATGGATGGCCAGAAGGATCGTGGGCCCTGTCCGCGAGTGATTGCTTCGGGGACGACGGACCTTGAGATGGAAGTACGATCGGGGCGGTTCCGCGAGGATCTTTACTACCGGCTCAGCGGAATCTGCTTCACTATCCCGCCGTTGCGTCACCGAAGAGAAGATCTGTGCCAGTTGGCAGATGAATTTCTTGAAAAGTTTGCGGCCCAATTCAGCCGGCCTAAGCCGCCGTTGAGCCCGGCGCTGACGCGTTTTCTTTCGTCCCATCCGTGGAGTGGAAACCTGGATGAGTTGGAAGATGCAATGCGGACAGTAGTGGCGGTAGGCAACGTTCAGGTGGCGATCTCAGCCTTGCGAAATTCGCAGTCGAATGGCAATGGCCGCGAGAAGCGCAATGGGTGGGAAACGGTTTCGCTGAAGCAGGCGGCCCGCGCGGCGTCACAGAGGGCCGAACGGGAACTGATTCTAAAAGTCCTTTCGAAGACCAATTGGAATCGCAAGAAGGCGGCTGAAGAACTGCGCATCAGCTATAAGGCACTTTTGTATAAGCTTCGAGAAATTGGCTCGACCCCGTCAGCACTGGTCGGGCAGCAGGAGGGTA belongs to Terriglobia bacterium and includes:
- a CDS encoding EpsI family protein, with product MKSSKLSSTRVLIVSVLLLATAGLLQARGRVEFQAKYQDLEKLPYTIDTWQGRPEPISPSVREVLGDGHFLSRLYTSPVRQPVDLFIAYYISQRTGDTIHSPKNCLPGSGWTPLESDRVWIPVAPGKSIRVNRYVVAQGSDKQLVMYWYQAHGRVTASEYAAKFYLIADSIRMNRSDGGMVRLVTPILPNETVEQSQARAVEFAQTLFPMLNAYIPK
- a CDS encoding exosortase/archaeosortase family protein; amino-acid sequence: MDLSQAVAEQPASNRQELRGALLSWKLLLLLALIAAVYYDVVWRLIRDWSDDPNFSHGFIVPLFSAFIVWTKRKELSALAIEPSNWGFPVIVGSLSLVILGSLGAELFVARVSLILFLAGLIIYFLGWLYFRVLLFPWLFLFLMVPIPAILFAQMTLPLQTLAAKLAAASLQLVGIPVFREGNIIALPAMPLEVAEACSGIRSLLSLGTLAIIYGYFVDDRVAMRVILALAAIPIAVFANGFRIFGTGLMVQYWNPDRALGFFHEFSGWLIFLVSMCLLFITHKALSLIPKLKIARAQ
- a CDS encoding sigma 54-interacting transcriptional regulator, producing the protein MSNLTQVIAELAASDVPVLLLGEPGVGKHLVARQIHDAAPWRASQFLHCRCRHADEAAIRRVFEAESERTKEPYTAYFEGLEELSATGQRALLNCMDGQKDRGPCPRVIASGTTDLEMEVRSGRFREDLYYRLSGICFTIPPLRHRREDLCQLADEFLEKFAAQFSRPKPPLSPALTRFLSSHPWSGNLDELEDAMRTVVAVGNVQVAISALRNSQSNGNGREKRNGWETVSLKQAARAASQRAERELILKVLSKTNWNRKKAAEELRISYKALLYKLREIGSTPSALVGQQEGKSE
- a CDS encoding tetratricopeptide repeat protein, with the translated sequence MTSLRKIAILLFGVVLLLTLVACKGDPNVEKQKYLESGNRYLDKKQFKEAAIQYQNAVQIDPKFAEAHYKLSKAYIGTANFRGAFSELKRTVELKPDYTQAQLDLGGLYAASRNWFEAEQAANSVLAKDPKNAVAHALLASVNAGQNKLPEAKAEMDKAIQLDPNNPNMCVQMGLLQARMKQTADAEQSLKKAIAMDPKLTIARLSLGNLYASEQNFPAAERAFKEAVAADPQSIAPYLALSRFYLATNRSTDAEQLLKNAKTTFANNPDGYRLLGEFYLATGNVDKGLAEFQSLYKEHPKDLKTEKAYIELLLARKQTDEATKLVDQILDDNKKDPDAEVLKGRILIGQGKYNDAINLLQAAIKDQADNATAHLQLGRAFDMSGDPGRAESEWRETVRLNPNILEAQQYLAAVGMRKGDADLLRSSAEQIIRLRPNDPAGYIFRANAESAQKDTAAVEADLNKAISLAPNSPVGYSKMAIWDTHQKKYAEAEKLFETALNKDPNWTEGLVGLSDLYNIQKRPAAKLIARINQQIAKAPQNDTYWALLGETQARSGDLNSAKSSFQHALSINPNNNAAILQIAQMDVSNGDINSAAANYQKLIQANPRNPIPMIMLGTLEESRGDFQKAQQLYEQALQVKPDYPLAANNLAYLMMTHGGNLDVALSLAQTARRGLPDNPNVADTLGWAFYLKGVYGSARDLFEEAAKKSPDNATVQYHLGLTYDKTSQPDKATMHLKKALELAPNGPNAAAIKQALSGIKG